A genomic window from Brevibacillus agri includes:
- a CDS encoding YeiH family protein — MASPLHESAPLNDNDQASVKAESKPHNIPAPVSFWLGGVAFTFVIALLGYGLAYIPGFDRVGPLACAILIAVAYRQFWGYPEPLRSGIQFSAKRLLRLAIILYGLKLNMGVVLHQGLGLLVYDAGVIVFSIALTMLIAKWLKADTSLSLMLGVGTGVCGAAAIAAVSPIIQAKDEDTAIGVGIIALVGTVFAIAYTVLRPFLPMTAVDYGMWSGISLHEIAHVALAAAPAGQDGLAMGLLAKLGRVLLLVPLCFLLMFWMKRSGKRQGAAKIEFPWFLIGFLVMSLFGSYVLGKHIPVSAAFNAGVAQLTTFVLTMAMVGLGLNVNLRALRSKAAKPLIAMSITSILLSALSYMLI; from the coding sequence ATGGCCTCCCCGCTGCATGAAAGCGCGCCATTGAACGACAACGACCAGGCATCTGTCAAAGCTGAAAGCAAGCCTCACAACATACCTGCCCCTGTTTCCTTCTGGCTCGGCGGTGTCGCCTTCACCTTTGTCATCGCGCTACTGGGTTACGGCTTAGCTTACATTCCCGGCTTTGACCGGGTCGGACCGTTGGCCTGTGCCATCCTGATCGCCGTGGCCTATCGCCAGTTTTGGGGATATCCGGAGCCGCTGCGGTCAGGGATTCAATTTTCCGCCAAGCGTTTGCTGCGGCTCGCCATCATTTTGTACGGACTGAAGCTGAATATGGGCGTCGTTTTGCATCAAGGACTTGGACTGCTTGTCTACGACGCAGGAGTCATCGTTTTTTCCATCGCGCTCACCATGCTGATCGCCAAATGGCTGAAAGCCGACACCTCGCTCTCGCTCATGCTCGGCGTAGGAACCGGAGTCTGCGGAGCAGCGGCCATCGCTGCCGTCTCGCCGATCATCCAGGCCAAAGACGAAGATACCGCCATTGGCGTAGGCATCATCGCGCTCGTCGGAACCGTTTTCGCAATCGCCTACACCGTCCTGCGCCCTTTTCTGCCTATGACTGCCGTCGATTACGGGATGTGGTCGGGCATCAGCCTGCATGAAATCGCCCACGTCGCACTCGCGGCCGCGCCTGCCGGGCAGGACGGCCTGGCAATGGGACTGTTGGCCAAGTTGGGACGCGTGCTCCTGCTGGTCCCGCTCTGTTTTCTCTTGATGTTCTGGATGAAGCGCAGCGGGAAAAGGCAAGGCGCAGCCAAAATCGAGTTTCCCTGGTTTTTGATCGGCTTTCTGGTCATGAGCCTGTTCGGAAGCTACGTGCTCGGCAAGCACATTCCTGTCTCCGCCGCCTTCAACGCCGGAGTGGCCCAATTGACCACCTTCGTGCTGACCATGGCGATGGTCGGTCTCGGACTGAACGTCAACCTGCGTGCCCTGCGCTCAAAAGCGGCAAAGCCGCTGATCGCCATGTCCATTACCTCGATCCTGTTATCCGCGCTGTCCTACATGCTGATCTAG
- a CDS encoding LysR family transcriptional regulator: MDQQLRVFVTVADRQNFSRAAEELHMTQPAVSQYILSLERAIGSKLLERSNKYVRLNKAGEIVYHHAREILGLYTRMQSLVDDLMNTPSGHLTIGASYTYGEYVLPHVIARLRKDYPLITPTITIHNSTVIADLVATRQLDVGIVEGEYVNEKMCIEPFADDRMYVIVSPQHRLAGKEKVAVSELMQETWIVREEGSGTREAAEKMFRQLKFQPQKRMEFGSTQVIKESVEAGLGISLLSYWAIRKERQLGTLCTLKVAGTPVTRDFSLVTKSNEFQTRALEIFMDLIRSHVPEGSHV, encoded by the coding sequence ATGGATCAGCAACTGCGCGTATTTGTCACGGTCGCAGACAGGCAAAACTTTTCGCGGGCCGCCGAAGAATTGCACATGACACAGCCAGCCGTCAGCCAGTACATTCTCTCGCTGGAGCGGGCGATCGGGTCGAAGTTGCTGGAGCGCAGCAACAAGTACGTCAGGTTGAACAAGGCGGGGGAGATCGTTTACCATCATGCCCGGGAAATTTTAGGGCTGTACACGCGCATGCAGAGCCTGGTCGACGACTTGATGAACACGCCGAGTGGGCATTTGACGATTGGCGCCAGCTACACGTATGGAGAGTATGTCCTGCCTCACGTGATCGCGAGGCTGCGCAAAGACTACCCTTTGATTACGCCGACGATCACGATTCACAATTCGACCGTCATCGCTGACCTGGTAGCGACCCGGCAACTGGATGTCGGGATCGTGGAGGGGGAGTACGTGAACGAAAAAATGTGCATCGAGCCGTTTGCCGACGATCGCATGTACGTGATCGTCTCCCCGCAGCATCGGCTGGCAGGCAAGGAGAAGGTTGCGGTCAGCGAGCTGATGCAGGAGACGTGGATTGTGCGGGAGGAAGGCTCCGGGACGCGGGAGGCGGCGGAAAAGATGTTTCGCCAGCTCAAATTCCAGCCGCAGAAGCGAATGGAGTTCGGCAGCACACAGGTGATTAAGGAATCGGTAGAAGCGGGCCTCGGGATCAGTCTCTTGTCCTATTGGGCGATCCGCAAAGAGCGCCAGTTGGGGACGCTCTGTACCTTGAAAGTAGCGGGCACGCCCGTGACGCGGGATTTTTCGCTGGTGACGAAATCGAACGAGTTCCAGACGAGAGCGTTGGAGATTTTCATGGATCTGATTCGCTCGCACGTGCCGGAGGGATCGCACGTCTGA
- a CDS encoding ATP-binding protein has protein sequence MLNLLNNSVAAAATRIEVVARQTDKLILDIIDNGKGIPAEEAPFIFERYYRGDSKRKKKHGLGLGLTICRLLARAHGGEVELVQSSPAGTTFRLTLATPPAGKA, from the coding sequence TTGCTGAATTTGCTCAACAACAGCGTGGCCGCAGCAGCGACGCGCATCGAAGTGGTCGCCCGGCAAACCGACAAGCTCATCCTCGACATCATCGACAACGGCAAAGGCATTCCCGCTGAAGAAGCCCCGTTCATTTTCGAGCGGTACTACCGGGGGGACAGCAAGCGGAAGAAAAAGCACGGCCTCGGGCTTGGCCTGACGATTTGCCGCCTGCTCGCCAGGGCGCATGGCGGCGAGGTAGAGCTGGTGCAGAGCAGTCCGGCGGGCACTACCTTCCGCCTGACGCTCGCCACGCCCCCTGCCGGGAAAGCATGA
- a CDS encoding sensor histidine kinase — protein sequence MALAAEQISSGNYEPALPDSTRVKEAEISQLVSPFADMAKRLGQLERMRTDLLAGVSHELRTPVTSIRGMIQAVKDGVVKGPDADEFMQISMDEAKRLQTMVNDLLDFSSMEAGAVYAEKQEIKLASLLEQVVAQVGTLPAFAETAIEITLPQPEIV from the coding sequence TTGGCGCTGGCAGCGGAGCAAATCTCTTCCGGCAACTACGAGCCAGCCCTGCCCGACTCCACCCGGGTCAAAGAAGCCGAGATCAGCCAGCTCGTCTCCCCGTTCGCTGACATGGCCAAGCGGCTGGGGCAGTTGGAGCGGATGCGCACAGACTTGCTGGCCGGAGTCTCCCACGAGTTGCGCACCCCGGTTACGTCGATTCGCGGGATGATACAGGCTGTAAAGGACGGGGTCGTCAAAGGCCCCGATGCCGACGAGTTCATGCAGATCAGCATGGATGAAGCAAAGCGGCTGCAGACGATGGTTAACGACCTGCTCGACTTTTCCTCGATGGAGGCAGGCGCTGTCTACGCGGAAAAGCAGGAAATCAAGCTCGCCAGCTTGCTGGAGCAGGTCGTCGCGCAAGTCGGCACCTTGCCTGCCTTTGCCGAAACCGCCATCGAAATCACGCTGCCCCAGCCGGAAATCGTCTGA
- a CDS encoding histidine kinase, which produces MKKKLAMSVIALAVSAMAGSAFAADESTVQKAVATFPAKTVTVQNDGMQVPMQPVINLEQMAKEKGISVDELLKQLEKEGKFMKAALTLAVPATEADSDKAPVAVKMVKLADATANSAALPAISLEENLAIASTAVTLPAPVQPADIRQETREIITLKDATWLRVGVPYYEQNTVAGTYYVSTRLNNDLVHTYITIMVSIGIITLCGWAIGLRPVAFAYAAASPIGAGSGANLFRQLRASPARLHPGQRSRDQPARLPVR; this is translated from the coding sequence ATGAAAAAGAAACTCGCAATGTCCGTAATCGCTCTGGCCGTATCCGCAATGGCAGGCTCTGCATTTGCCGCAGATGAATCCACAGTGCAAAAAGCTGTCGCGACTTTCCCTGCCAAAACCGTTACCGTCCAAAACGACGGCATGCAAGTGCCAATGCAGCCGGTCATTAATCTGGAGCAGATGGCAAAGGAAAAAGGCATCTCCGTGGACGAACTGCTCAAGCAGCTTGAAAAAGAAGGCAAGTTTATGAAAGCGGCGCTGACACTCGCAGTTCCCGCGACAGAGGCGGACTCTGACAAAGCGCCTGTAGCCGTAAAAATGGTGAAGCTGGCGGACGCTACCGCAAACAGCGCGGCGTTGCCGGCGATCAGCCTGGAAGAAAATCTCGCTATCGCCAGCACTGCGGTCACCTTGCCTGCCCCTGTCCAGCCCGCCGACATCCGCCAAGAAACGCGCGAGATCATCACGCTGAAAGACGCCACATGGCTGCGGGTCGGGGTGCCGTACTACGAGCAAAACACAGTGGCGGGAACGTATTACGTCAGCACCCGCCTCAACAACGATCTGGTGCATACGTACATCACAATCATGGTTTCGATCGGGATCATTACGCTTTGCGGCTGGGCGATTGGTCTACGTCCTGTCGCGTTCGCTTACGCAGCCGCTTCGCCAATTGGCGCTGGCAGCGGAGCAAATCTCTTCCGGCAACTACGAGCCAGCCCTGCCCGACTCCACCCGGGTCAAAGAAGCCGAGATCAGCCAGCTCGTCTCCCCGTTCGCTGA
- the eutL gene encoding ethanolamine utilization microcompartment protein EutL — translation MEKPIRATPLAIRMIPNVDPQFAEKLNLPSHIRSVGMLTSTIDDVGYTAIDEATKKAAVEVIYAKSFYAGSGHASGPLSGEFIGIIGGATPSEVQSGIDAAVAFMESGACFYSLNEEGTHAYYAHVVSRTGSYLSGLAGIREGEPLAYLIAPPLEAMYGIDAALKAADVQMVQFFGPPTETNFGGALLTGSQSACTAAAAAFADAVRSVARQPVKR, via the coding sequence ATGGAAAAACCAATTCGAGCGACGCCGCTTGCGATCCGAATGATTCCCAACGTCGATCCACAATTTGCGGAGAAGCTGAACCTGCCTTCCCATATCCGCAGTGTGGGGATGCTGACATCCACCATTGACGATGTGGGCTATACAGCCATTGATGAAGCGACGAAAAAGGCAGCAGTCGAAGTGATTTACGCCAAGTCGTTTTACGCAGGCTCTGGGCACGCTTCCGGTCCGTTGTCCGGCGAGTTCATCGGGATCATCGGGGGAGCGACGCCATCAGAGGTACAGAGCGGTATTGATGCAGCCGTTGCCTTCATGGAAAGCGGAGCATGCTTTTACTCGTTGAATGAAGAGGGGACGCATGCGTATTACGCACATGTCGTGTCGCGGACGGGCAGCTACTTGTCTGGGCTTGCCGGCATCAGGGAAGGGGAGCCGCTCGCCTATCTGATCGCTCCGCCGCTTGAGGCCATGTACGGGATAGATGCCGCTCTCAAGGCAGCAGATGTACAGATGGTGCAGTTTTTTGGCCCGCCCACGGAAACCAACTTCGGGGGAGCGCTGCTTACAGGAAGCCAATCGGCATGCACCGCAGCAGCCGCTGCCTTTGCCGACGCAGTAAGAAGCGTCGCCCGACAGCCAGTCAAACGATAA
- a CDS encoding BMC domain-containing protein, translating to MRAHAYSLGMIETLGLPALIAAADAAAKAADVKVVTYEGADAGIVTVYVIGDVSSVQAAVDAGADAARRVGRLLHSHVIPRPDENVPKMIKNLMRSEAKEEAKPQPAQAKAEPALAEQSINDLRKLARSIADFPLSTNDINTAKKEDLIRLIEEKQQGGGDKA from the coding sequence ATGCGCGCTCATGCATACTCACTGGGCATGATTGAGACGCTGGGCTTGCCCGCGCTCATCGCGGCCGCCGATGCTGCTGCCAAAGCGGCAGACGTCAAGGTCGTTACTTATGAAGGCGCGGATGCAGGGATTGTGACCGTGTACGTAATCGGAGATGTTTCTTCGGTTCAGGCGGCTGTAGACGCTGGCGCTGACGCAGCAAGACGCGTCGGACGGTTGCTGCACTCCCACGTCATCCCGCGTCCTGATGAGAATGTTCCCAAAATGATTAAAAATCTGATGCGTTCGGAAGCGAAGGAAGAAGCCAAGCCACAGCCTGCACAGGCAAAGGCAGAGCCGGCGCTGGCAGAGCAATCGATCAACGACTTGCGCAAGCTGGCCCGCTCGATTGCGGATTTCCCGCTTTCGACCAATGACATCAATACGGCGAAGAAAGAAGACCTGATTCGCCTGATTGAAGAAAAGCAGCAAGGCGGAGGTGACAAAGCCTAA
- a CDS encoding acetaldehyde dehydrogenase (acetylating) translates to MTLDADLYSIQEVRTYLAQAKEAQAKLATYTQEQIDRIIAAMSKAGVENAERLAALAVEETGFGNVPDKRMKNLFASQDVYASIKDVKTVGIIRKDEENKVWEVAQPVGIVAGIVPSTNPTSTVIFKSMIALKARNAIVFSPHPSAAKCTLEAARLMAQAAVQAGAPEGLIHCVSKPTLPATNELMKHKLTNVILATGGTPMVRAAYSSGKPAYGVGPGNVPVYIHHSADLAAAAKRIVQSKTFDYGTICASEQALVVEEAVKHQMIAALKREGAYFLDENEKAKVAAIIMVNGSLNAKIVGRSPHVIAQMAGISIPAETRVLVAEETGVGKEYPLSVEKLAPILALYTVQGDNEAFARCRELLTHGGLGHTAGIHAQDENIIASYGQAMPASRIPVNTGTTFGGIGATTGVQPSFTLGCGSFGNNITSDNIGPKHLFNIKRVAFGVREMPESAPVQAAQATKAEEAVLQAVSSLNVGLSREEIKNIIKSVLTEMTS, encoded by the coding sequence ATGACACTGGACGCTGATTTGTATTCCATTCAGGAAGTGCGCACGTACCTCGCCCAAGCGAAGGAAGCGCAGGCGAAGCTTGCTACCTACACCCAGGAGCAGATCGACCGGATCATCGCTGCCATGTCCAAGGCTGGCGTAGAGAATGCCGAGCGATTGGCCGCTCTGGCGGTTGAAGAGACTGGCTTCGGAAACGTTCCGGACAAACGGATGAAAAACTTGTTCGCTTCCCAGGATGTGTATGCTTCCATCAAAGATGTGAAGACCGTAGGCATCATTCGCAAGGACGAAGAGAACAAGGTGTGGGAAGTGGCGCAGCCGGTCGGGATCGTGGCTGGTATCGTGCCGTCGACCAACCCGACATCGACCGTTATTTTCAAGTCGATGATCGCGCTCAAGGCGCGCAACGCGATTGTCTTCAGCCCGCACCCGTCGGCAGCCAAATGCACGCTGGAAGCAGCGCGGCTGATGGCACAGGCCGCTGTGCAGGCTGGAGCGCCGGAAGGCTTGATCCATTGCGTTAGCAAGCCGACGCTCCCGGCTACAAACGAGCTGATGAAGCACAAGCTGACCAACGTGATTCTCGCAACAGGTGGTACGCCAATGGTGCGGGCTGCGTACAGCTCCGGAAAGCCTGCTTACGGTGTCGGACCCGGAAACGTTCCGGTCTACATCCACCACAGCGCTGACCTCGCTGCCGCTGCCAAGCGCATTGTGCAGAGCAAGACCTTTGACTACGGCACCATCTGCGCCTCGGAGCAGGCACTAGTGGTTGAGGAAGCGGTCAAGCATCAGATGATTGCCGCTTTGAAGCGCGAAGGAGCGTACTTCCTGGACGAGAACGAGAAGGCAAAAGTAGCCGCCATCATCATGGTGAACGGCTCGCTCAACGCCAAAATCGTCGGCCGCTCCCCGCACGTCATCGCGCAAATGGCAGGCATCTCGATTCCGGCCGAAACGCGCGTGCTGGTGGCGGAAGAGACTGGCGTAGGCAAAGAGTATCCGCTGTCCGTGGAAAAGCTGGCGCCGATTCTCGCTCTCTACACCGTTCAAGGAGACAACGAGGCGTTTGCCCGTTGCCGCGAGCTGCTCACGCACGGCGGCTTGGGCCACACCGCAGGGATTCACGCACAGGATGAAAACATCATCGCATCTTACGGCCAGGCGATGCCGGCTTCCCGCATCCCGGTCAATACCGGAACCACCTTCGGGGGCATCGGGGCCACGACTGGCGTGCAGCCGTCCTTTACGCTCGGATGCGGTTCTTTCGGGAACAACATCACATCCGACAACATCGGTCCCAAGCATCTTTTCAACATCAAGCGCGTCGCTTTCGGCGTAAGAGAAATGCCTGAGTCTGCGCCAGTGCAAGCTGCACAAGCGACAAAGGCAGAGGAAGCCGTGCTGCAAGCAGTCTCTTCGCTGAACGTCGGCTTGAGCCGCGAAGAGATCAAAAACATTATTAAATCGGTTTTAACAGAAATGACGTCGTAA
- the eutM gene encoding ethanolamine utilization microcompartment protein EutM has protein sequence MAGEMSALGMVETKGLVGAVEAADAMVKAANVKLIGKVHVGGGLVTVMVRGDVGAVKASTDAGAAAAEKVGELVSVHVIPRPHGDIELILPKLEG, from the coding sequence ATGGCTGGAGAAATGTCCGCATTGGGAATGGTAGAAACAAAAGGTCTGGTAGGAGCAGTTGAAGCTGCTGATGCAATGGTAAAAGCAGCGAACGTAAAACTGATTGGTAAAGTACACGTAGGTGGCGGTCTCGTAACAGTCATGGTACGTGGTGACGTAGGTGCAGTAAAAGCTTCCACGGACGCAGGCGCCGCTGCTGCCGAAAAAGTAGGCGAGCTCGTATCTGTACACGTCATCCCACGCCCGCACGGAGACATTGAACTGATCCTGCCTAAGCTCGAAGGGTAA
- the pduL gene encoding phosphate propanoyltransferase, which translates to MAVITEASLRAMHKTGIPNPFLLEKGDKITPAAADFLKGRGIQVKSFEEQQQQPSTNQTAGAVQEIPLGVSNRHVHLSPADVEKLFGAGHQLTPMRDLSQPGQFACQETVTIVGPKGSIHGVRILGPARGATQVEISRTDGFTLGVHAPVRMSGDIEGTPGLVLVTAKGTVVLDKGVIVAKRHVHMSPADAEQFQVKDGDTLILATQSDRPVIYPDVVVRVHPQFALDFHVDLDEGNAANLKTGDRVKVIGKNGQFYSG; encoded by the coding sequence ATGGCAGTTATTACAGAAGCATCTTTGCGAGCCATGCATAAGACAGGCATCCCAAACCCCTTTCTCCTGGAGAAAGGGGATAAAATCACACCAGCAGCGGCAGATTTCTTGAAAGGAAGAGGGATTCAAGTGAAATCTTTTGAAGAACAACAGCAGCAACCTTCCACCAATCAAACTGCCGGGGCCGTACAGGAAATTCCCCTTGGCGTTTCCAATCGCCACGTTCATTTGTCGCCAGCCGATGTAGAGAAGCTGTTTGGCGCAGGACACCAATTGACGCCGATGCGCGATCTGTCGCAGCCTGGCCAGTTCGCTTGCCAGGAGACGGTGACCATCGTCGGGCCAAAAGGCAGCATTCACGGCGTGCGCATTCTCGGACCGGCGCGCGGAGCGACGCAAGTGGAAATCTCCCGCACGGACGGATTTACGCTGGGCGTGCATGCCCCTGTGCGGATGTCTGGAGATATTGAAGGAACACCGGGTCTGGTACTCGTAACAGCAAAAGGCACAGTCGTACTGGACAAAGGTGTGATTGTAGCCAAGCGGCACGTTCACATGTCGCCTGCGGATGCCGAGCAGTTCCAGGTGAAGGACGGCGACACGCTGATCCTTGCGACGCAGAGTGACCGCCCTGTCATCTATCCGGATGTGGTCGTTCGCGTACATCCACAATTCGCGCTCGATTTCCACGTCGATCTGGATGAAGGGAATGCCGCCAATTTGAAAACGGGCGACCGGGTAAAAGTGATCGGCAAAAACGGCCAGTTTTACTCCGGCTAA
- a CDS encoding EutN/CcmL family microcompartment protein — protein sequence MFLGKVIGSVWATQKETGMENLKLMVVQPIDWRGEESGQTVIAADRIGAGIGEQVIVSRGTPARILFTGNSVPIDAIIVGIVDSFEVPGAAGGEG from the coding sequence ATGTTTTTGGGAAAAGTGATCGGCAGCGTTTGGGCAACCCAAAAGGAAACCGGCATGGAAAATCTCAAGCTGATGGTTGTCCAGCCCATTGACTGGCGCGGCGAAGAGAGCGGGCAAACCGTCATCGCAGCAGACCGGATCGGGGCAGGGATCGGCGAGCAGGTCATCGTCTCGCGCGGGACGCCTGCCCGTATCCTTTTTACTGGCAACAGCGTGCCGATCGATGCGATCATCGTGGGCATCGTCGATTCGTTTGAGGTGCCGGGTGCCGCAGGAGGAGAGGGATAG
- the eutS gene encoding ethanolamine utilization microcompartment protein EutS, whose translation MEQERSRVIQEFVPGKQVTLAHVIANPDPMLYTKLGIKEAGAIGILTLTPTETAIIAADIATKAAGVELGFLDRFTGSLIVVGDVSAVEMAVDAVNQVLSEKLRFTPALVTKS comes from the coding sequence ATGGAACAGGAACGTTCACGGGTCATACAGGAATTTGTCCCAGGGAAACAGGTCACGTTGGCTCATGTGATCGCAAACCCTGACCCTATGCTCTATACCAAGCTGGGGATCAAGGAGGCCGGAGCGATCGGCATTCTGACCCTGACGCCGACGGAAACGGCCATTATTGCTGCCGACATCGCAACGAAGGCAGCAGGTGTCGAGCTCGGGTTTCTCGATCGTTTCACAGGTTCACTGATTGTCGTGGGGGATGTCTCTGCTGTAGAGATGGCAGTGGACGCGGTCAATCAGGTGCTGAGCGAAAAACTGCGGTTCACACCGGCATTGGTGACGAAATCATGA
- a CDS encoding EutP/PduV family microcompartment system protein: MTGRVMIIGAIEAGKSSLVKALFNDEQPARKTQALEYRDWVIDTPGEYSENPMFYRTLMATALEATIVVMVQDATRERNYFPPGFAHGFPQACVGVITKVDHPAADVQRAEGFLRQSLGDARIFRTSSYTSEGVPELRAYLQEMVSE; this comes from the coding sequence ATGACAGGCCGTGTCATGATTATCGGGGCCATCGAAGCGGGCAAGTCTTCTCTGGTCAAAGCGCTGTTCAACGATGAACAGCCGGCCAGGAAGACGCAAGCGCTGGAATATCGGGACTGGGTGATCGACACGCCGGGCGAGTACAGCGAAAATCCGATGTTTTACCGCACCCTGATGGCAACCGCGCTGGAGGCGACCATCGTGGTGATGGTCCAGGATGCCACACGCGAGCGCAACTACTTTCCCCCGGGCTTCGCGCACGGCTTTCCCCAGGCGTGCGTAGGAGTCATCACCAAGGTAGATCACCCCGCTGCCGATGTGCAACGAGCGGAAGGCTTTTTGCGCCAGTCGCTGGGCGACGCGCGAATTTTTCGGACGTCCTCCTACACCAGTGAGGGAGTGCCGGAATTGCGCGCGTATTTGCAAGAAATGGTAAGCGAATAA
- a CDS encoding sensor histidine kinase — MQSIRELCKASTILSEDDIQIVEDLASKLQIFADLSQADMFIDCPTVDRSAALVVAQAKPSTARSMYSGSVVGHLATAINEPAVMYCLTTGKPVIGSRGVSQEQVVMRQSVVPITNAEGKTIGTLITEQDISKQVEQEKNVEMLKETTEHLSETLIQFAVPDMPISSLLHEGMILFDQSGIITYANGRAHKLLSLIGFERPDKGVSIERIFSWRVSPENFVRHGGYIQDELSKGKHFIMMKAVSSVRKLDIIGGIILLRDISDIREKEKQLMIKSAVIKEIHHRVKNNLQTIASLLRLQMRRSQSNEIEKVYRESINRINSIAIIHEYLAQDGLEQIDFKEILTKISKIIVSSMRRSEQAIHVVVTGESVYLPSNKATSCALIVTELIQNCMIHGFRELHEGRISIALVSKEDFVSLSVTDDGVGIEDMEHILKKGHLGLKIVDTLVKEDLEGTMHFRNTGNGTEVTILYPIQKEDEDDTAEDYGG; from the coding sequence ATGCAATCCATACGGGAACTGTGCAAAGCGTCTACGATATTGAGTGAGGACGACATCCAGATCGTGGAGGACCTCGCTTCCAAATTGCAGATTTTTGCCGATCTGTCGCAGGCAGACATGTTCATCGACTGCCCGACAGTAGACCGAAGTGCTGCTTTGGTGGTCGCGCAGGCCAAGCCTAGCACCGCGCGATCCATGTACAGCGGCTCCGTCGTGGGGCATCTGGCGACCGCGATCAACGAGCCTGCTGTCATGTACTGCCTGACTACAGGAAAGCCGGTGATCGGGTCGAGAGGTGTCTCGCAGGAGCAGGTCGTCATGCGTCAAAGCGTCGTGCCGATTACAAACGCCGAGGGCAAAACGATCGGGACGCTGATTACCGAGCAGGATATTTCCAAGCAGGTCGAACAAGAAAAAAATGTCGAGATGCTCAAGGAAACGACCGAACATCTGAGCGAGACGCTGATTCAGTTCGCAGTGCCTGATATGCCGATTTCTTCACTTTTGCATGAAGGCATGATTTTGTTTGACCAGAGTGGGATCATCACCTACGCCAACGGGCGCGCCCACAAGCTGCTCTCCTTGATCGGCTTTGAGAGACCGGACAAGGGCGTGAGCATCGAACGCATTTTTTCCTGGCGAGTTTCCCCGGAAAACTTCGTGCGTCACGGGGGCTACATTCAGGATGAGTTGTCAAAAGGAAAGCATTTTATCATGATGAAAGCGGTTTCGTCCGTGCGCAAGCTCGACATCATCGGAGGCATCATCTTGCTCCGGGACATTTCGGACATCCGCGAAAAAGAAAAGCAGTTGATGATTAAGTCGGCTGTCATCAAAGAGATTCACCATCGCGTGAAAAACAATTTGCAAACGATCGCAAGCCTGCTGCGCCTGCAAATGCGGCGTTCGCAGTCGAACGAGATCGAGAAAGTCTACCGGGAAAGCATCAACCGGATCAACAGCATCGCCATTATTCACGAATATTTGGCGCAGGACGGTCTGGAGCAGATCGACTTCAAAGAGATTTTAACCAAAATATCGAAAATAATCGTCTCTTCCATGAGACGTTCAGAGCAAGCTATACACGTCGTCGTGACGGGAGAATCCGTGTACCTGCCGTCCAACAAGGCGACATCCTGTGCCCTAATCGTCACGGAGCTGATTCAAAACTGCATGATCCACGGATTTCGCGAGCTTCATGAAGGGCGAATCTCCATTGCGCTCGTCTCGAAGGAGGATTTCGTCAGTCTGTCTGTCACGGATGACGGGGTAGGTATCGAGGACATGGAGCACATTCTCAAAAAAGGTCACCTTGGCTTGAAAATCGTCGACACGCTCGTCAAGGAAGACCTGGAGGGAACGATGCATTTCCGTAACACAGGCAACGGAACGGAAGTTACCATTCTCTATCCGATCCAGAAGGAGGATGAAGATGACACAGCCGAAGATTATGGTGGTTGA
- a CDS encoding ANTAR domain-containing response regulator, translating into MTQPKIMVVDDEPIIRMDLREMLENEGYQVVAEAKNGEEAVELAHRHKPDLIIMDVKMPGLNGIKASGIIRSFSDCSILLLTAYSQKELVIDARKAGVTAYLVKPVSEDDLIPAVEIALSQKEKVVSLKKDISDLKQKIEDRKCVEKAKGKLMSALSLEEEAAYKWMQQVSMQRRMPLVKLAEEILAGEETLFSQG; encoded by the coding sequence ATGACACAGCCGAAGATTATGGTGGTTGACGACGAGCCGATCATTCGCATGGATTTGCGCGAGATGCTGGAAAACGAAGGCTATCAGGTTGTGGCCGAGGCGAAAAACGGGGAAGAGGCGGTCGAACTCGCTCATCGTCACAAACCCGACCTCATTATCATGGATGTGAAAATGCCTGGCCTTAATGGCATCAAGGCAAGCGGGATTATCCGCTCCTTTTCGGACTGCTCCATCCTTCTTTTGACCGCGTACAGCCAGAAGGAACTGGTGATCGATGCGCGGAAAGCCGGAGTGACGGCTTATCTGGTAAAGCCCGTATCCGAGGATGACCTGATTCCGGCTGTGGAGATCGCGCTCAGCCAAAAGGAAAAAGTCGTGTCGTTGAAGAAAGATATTAGCGATCTGAAACAGAAGATCGAGGATCGAAAATGCGTGGAAAAGGCCAAAGGCAAACTGATGAGCGCACTCTCCCTGGAGGAAGAGGCCGCTTACAAATGGATGCAGCAAGTAAGCATGCAACGGCGCATGCCGCTTGTGAAGCTCGCCGAGGAAATTCTCGCCGGCGAGGAGACGCTGTTTTCCCAAGGCTGA